CCTTCCTCCGGCAATTTACTCACCAGGCGCACCGCCGCCTGCCACTGGTTGCGCCAGCTTGCGCTTGCGCCCTTGGTCCAGTGATCCAGCAAGGCGTTGGCTGACGGTGTGTCTTGCGCCAACAGCGCAAGGCTTCCCAATTGGGCGCTCAGGGCATTGCGCCCGCGCCCGCTGTAGGCGTTGTGGGGCTGATAATCCAGCTCGGGCATCGCCTGCACATCTAATTGCGGTTGCAGTTGTTGGTTGATCAATTGTTGCTCTATTAAGTAAAGCGTTGACGCCCTCAGTATTTCCGCCCGCTGATGAGGGGTCAGCTGCAGGTAGGTTTGCGCAAGCGCACCTTCTGCAGCCCAATGGCTTTGCAAGCGGGTAACGTCTTCAATGGCGAGTTCAACCATTAACCCCAGCAACGCACGGCGCCGGTTGTTGGGCATGTCTGCCACTTTGGGGGCATCTTTGCCTGCCGCGGCCGGGGTTTGTGGCGCATAGTCTGAGGCCGGGCGCTGGCCGTTGCTGCCCCATAGCAGGTAAGCGATGGGGTGCAGGCCAAGGGCGCGATCTTGTTCATCAAACTGTTGGTGGGCCTCACGCAGGGCTTTGGCGGTTACTGCAATGGCGATGTCGTTCACCAGCCCCGAGTGGGTGTAAACATCGTAGTAGTCCAGAAATCCCGGTTGAATAGGCCAGCCATCCAGGTAGTTGTATTGGGTGTCCAGCGGTACCAAGAGCCCCGGGTGGGCTTCAGCCATGGCAAAAAACAGGCTCAACGCCTGCAGGCTGTCGTGGGCCTGGTGCCATTGATCGCGCGCCTTGGCCAGCTGCGTGGCATCGGGGTTGGCCAGCAGTGCCGCCACCGCTTCACGCAGCACCACCAGTTGTTCGTGGCTTTGGGCAAGTAACGGCGTGCCTGCCTCCCAGATGGCGCGCGAGGGTTCATCCAGCTGGGGCTGAGGGCTCGCCTTGGCGGGTGCGGCTACTTCGGTGGGCGCCGGCGTTTCGGATTTCTCCTGGCAGGCGGCTAAACACAGGCTGGCCAAGGCCAGGGCAATAATGAGCGTGCGCATGGTTCGATCCTGAACGGTTATCGCAAACTGATAATAGGCCAGCCCCGTTGTTCGGCGGCGGCGCTGAGCTGTGGGCATGGGTCTACAGCTATGGGGTGGTCCACTTCGGCAAGCAAGGGTAGGTCATTTATGGAGTCGCTGTAAAAGTAGCAGGTCTCACCTTGGCGTTTTTGATCGGCCATAAAGCCTTGCCAGCGCGCCACCTTGCCCGCCTGGTAGCAGGGCGGGTCGATAATTTCGCCGGAAAACTGCCCGTCGATGACCTCGGGCTCGGTGGCGATCAGCTGGTCCACGCCCAGTGCCTTGGCAATGGGCGCGGTAATAAAGCTGTTAGTGGCCGTGATAATCAGCAAATAATGGCCCTGGGCGCGGTGGCTGGCCAGCAGTTCGCGGGCTTTGGGCAGCATCAGGGGCGCAATTTTGGTTTGCAT
This genomic stretch from Simiduia sp. 21SJ11W-1 harbors:
- a CDS encoding imelysin family protein, producing MRTLIIALALASLCLAACQEKSETPAPTEVAAPAKASPQPQLDEPSRAIWEAGTPLLAQSHEQLVVLREAVAALLANPDATQLAKARDQWHQAHDSLQALSLFFAMAEAHPGLLVPLDTQYNYLDGWPIQPGFLDYYDVYTHSGLVNDIAIAVTAKALREAHQQFDEQDRALGLHPIAYLLWGSNGQRPASDYAPQTPAAAGKDAPKVADMPNNRRRALLGLMVELAIEDVTRLQSHWAAEGALAQTYLQLTPHQRAEILRASTLYLIEQQLINQQLQPQLDVQAMPELDYQPHNAYSGRGRNALSAQLGSLALLAQDTPSANALLDHWTKGASASWRNQWQAAVRLVSKLPEEGDATETQWVAAIAALQQLAEPLKPEPQVH
- a CDS encoding HAD family phosphatase, whose product is MTVAIFDLDNTLIAGDSDHSWGEFLVERELVDADHYRRANDQFYADYQRGELDIHAYQRFVLTQVAAFSSAQRAALLADFMQTKIAPLMLPKARELLASHRAQGHYLLIITATNSFITAPIAKALGVDQLIATEPEVIDGQFSGEIIDPPCYQAGKVARWQGFMADQKRQGETCYFYSDSINDLPLLAEVDHPIAVDPCPQLSAAAEQRGWPIISLR